In a single window of the Cucumis melo cultivar AY chromosome 11, USDA_Cmelo_AY_1.0, whole genome shotgun sequence genome:
- the LOC103501881 gene encoding uncharacterized protein LOC103501881 produces MTPIPTHCCYLFWLTSRLFSDFSANFELGFRFAMATEATEATTKFQSPDFRPVPSPPDFHPEIVVSAHDGLRFWQFMIAGSIAGSAEHMAMFPIDTVKTHMQALGSCPIKSVGVRQALRSILKSEGPAGFYRGIGAMGLGAGPAHAVYFTVYENCKKFFSGGDPNNSLAHAASGVCATVASDAVFTPMDMVKQRLQLSNNPYKGVLDCIRKVLRDEGFKAFYASYRTTVLMNAPFTAVHFATYEAAKRGLMEVSPESVNDEQWIVHATAGAVAGASAAFVTTPLDVVKTQLQCQGVCGCDRFKSGSIRDVIRTILKKDGYRGLMRGWVPRMLFHAPAAAICWSTYEALKSFFHDLNGGSSDNGT; encoded by the exons ATGACCCCAATCCCAACTCATTGTTGTTATTTGTTTTGGTTGACTTCCAGGTTGTTTTCTGATTTTTCTGCGAATTTTGAACTCGGTTTTCGTTTTGCAATGGCTACCGAGGCGACTGAAGCCACGACTAAGTTCCAAAGTCCGGATTTCCGTCCGGTACCGTCGCCTCCAGATTTCCATCCCGAGATTGTGGTGTCAGCTCATGATGGTCTTCGGTTCTGGCAGTTCATGATTGCCGGTTCAATCGCTGGTTCTGCTGAACATATGGCTATGTTCCCGATCGATACCGTCAAGACCCATATGCAAGCACTTGGTTCTTGTCCAATTAAATCTGTTGGAGTTCGACAAGCCCTTCGGTCAATTTTGAAATCAGAGGGACCTGCTGGGTTTTATCGTGGTATTGGTGCTATGGGTCTTGGAGCTGGACCAGCACATGCTGTGTATTTTACAGTTTACGAGAATTGTAAGAAGTTTTTCTCTGGTGGGGATCCTAATAATTCTCTTGCTCATGCTGCTTCTGGGGTCTGTGCAACGGTGGCGAGTGATGCTGTGTTCACACCGATGGATATGGTTAAACAGAGGCTGCAGTTGAGTAATAATCCCTACAAGGGAGTTTTGGATTGTATCAGAAAGGTTCTTAGAGATGAGGGGTTTAAAGCATTTTATGCATCATATAGAACTACGGTGTTGATGAATGCACCATTTACCGCTGTGCATTTTGCTACTTATGAAGCTGCAAAGAGAGGTTTGATGGAGGTTTCCCCAGAAAGTGTGAATGATGAACAGTGGATTGTTCATGCGACGGCTGGAGCTGTTGCTGGAGCTTCAGCTGCGTTTGTTACAACGCCGCTCGATGTGGTTAAGACTCAATTACAATGCCAG GGTGTTTGTGGATGCGACAGATTCAAAAGTGGGTCAATCAGGGACGTAATTCGAACAATACTCAAGAAGGATGGATACAGAGGGCTAATGAGGGGATGGGTTCCAAGGATGCTCTTTCATGCCCCGGCTGCAGCTATTTGCTGGTCGACATACGAAGCATTAAAATCCTTCTTCCACGATCTCAATGGCGGCAGCAGCGACAACGGAACCTGA
- the LOC103501883 gene encoding glucan endo-1,3-beta-glucosidase 9 isoform X2, producing the protein MPPNLSLILFFFFLNLSALTFSTVSAVGFNWGTAASHPLSPFKVVQLLNSNNITKVKLLDPNPLVLQALSGSTVQLTIGIPNPMLKLLNSSRKAAESWVHDNVTRYLSGGTGGVRIEYIAVGDEPFLQSYGDEYYPYVMGAVANIQAAITKVGWPTDGAGNANSSTAETFMKGLLDYLHSRSGSPLRPRRPPLETYILSLLDEDQRNISTGPFERHWGVFTFDGQAKYHLNFGQGTKNLVNAQNVEYLSPKWCVLNNNKDLSNASASALEACSVADCTALAPGASCSNIGWPGNISYAFNSYYQQNDQRPESCDFQGLALITTIDPSNNYCRFPVQIRTSNSQSLDASFLLKAISLSAVFWLSQIVYFQ; encoded by the exons ATGCCTCCGAATCTTTCCctcattctcttcttcttcttccttaatCTCTCCGCCTTAACCTTTTCTACGGTCTCCGCCGTCGGCTTCAACTGGGGAACTGCGGCGTCCCACCCTCTTTCGCCGTTCAAGGTTGTCCAACTCTTGAACTCCAACAACATCACCAAAGTCAAGCTCCTCGATCCCAATCCCCTCGTCCTCCAGGCCTTATCTGGCTCCACTGTCCAACTCACCATCGGCATTCCCAATCCCATGCTCAAACTCTTAAACTCTTCCCGAAAAGCTGCCGAAAGTTGGGTCCACGATAATGTCACTAGGTATCTCTCCGGCGGTACAGGCGGTGTTCGAATCGA GTATATTGCAGTTGGAGATGAACCATTTCTTCAAAGTTATGGGGACGAGTATTATCCGTATGTCATGGGAGCAGTTGCCAACATTCAGGCAGCTATAACCAAG GTTGGGTGGCCTACTGATGGAGCAGGCAATGCTAACTCATCAACAGCTGAAACCTTTATGAAAGGTTTGCTAGATTACCTCCATAGCAGATCAGGGTCCCCCCTTAGGCCTCGACGTCCACCTCTTGAAACCTACATCTTAAGCCTATTAGACGAAGATCAAAGAAATATATCCACTGGACCGTTTGAGAGACACTGGGGAGTGTTCACTTTTGATGGCCAAGCAAAGTACCACCTAAACTTTGGTCAGGGCACAAAAAACCTTGTGAATGCTCAAAATGTAGAATACCTCTCCCCCAAGTGGTGTGTTCTCAACAACAACAAAGACTTATCTAATGCAAGTGCTAGTGCTTTAGAGGCATGTTCTGTCGCTGATTGTACTGCACTTGCTCCCGGTGCATCTTGCTCCAATATTGGTTGGCCTGGCAATATCTCTTATGCATTCAATAGCTACTATCAGCAGAATGATCAAAGACCAGAAAGTTGTGACTTTCAAGGGTTGGCTTTGATCACAACCATCGATCCATCAAACAACTACTGCAGATTTCCTGTCCAAATTAGAACCTCGAATTCACAATCACTTGATGCTTCCTTTCTTCTGAAGGCAATCTCATTATCAGCAGTCTTTTGGCTATCTCAAATTGTTTATTTCCAATAG
- the LOC103501883 gene encoding glucan endo-1,3-beta-glucosidase 9 isoform X1 — protein MPPNLSLILFFFFLNLSALTFSTVSAVGFNWGTAASHPLSPFKVVQLLNSNNITKVKLLDPNPLVLQALSGSTVQLTIGIPNPMLKLLNSSRKAAESWVHDNVTRYLSGGTGGVRIEYIAVGDEPFLQSYGDEYYPYVMGAVANIQAAITKVNLESRIKVVVPCSYDAFLSESGLPSKGHFRPELNKTMIQLLTFLTTHRSPFFASISPFLSFLQNKNISLDFALFKETARPHDDSRRTYKNSFELIYDTLVASLSKIGFLTVDIVVDQVGWPTDGAGNANSSTAETFMKGLLDYLHSRSGSPLRPRRPPLETYILSLLDEDQRNISTGPFERHWGVFTFDGQAKYHLNFGQGTKNLVNAQNVEYLSPKWCVLNNNKDLSNASASALEACSVADCTALAPGASCSNIGWPGNISYAFNSYYQQNDQRPESCDFQGLALITTIDPSNNYCRFPVQIRTSNSQSLDASFLLKAISLSAVFWLSQIVYFQ, from the exons ATGCCTCCGAATCTTTCCctcattctcttcttcttcttccttaatCTCTCCGCCTTAACCTTTTCTACGGTCTCCGCCGTCGGCTTCAACTGGGGAACTGCGGCGTCCCACCCTCTTTCGCCGTTCAAGGTTGTCCAACTCTTGAACTCCAACAACATCACCAAAGTCAAGCTCCTCGATCCCAATCCCCTCGTCCTCCAGGCCTTATCTGGCTCCACTGTCCAACTCACCATCGGCATTCCCAATCCCATGCTCAAACTCTTAAACTCTTCCCGAAAAGCTGCCGAAAGTTGGGTCCACGATAATGTCACTAGGTATCTCTCCGGCGGTACAGGCGGTGTTCGAATCGA GTATATTGCAGTTGGAGATGAACCATTTCTTCAAAGTTATGGGGACGAGTATTATCCGTATGTCATGGGAGCAGTTGCCAACATTCAGGCAGCTATAACCAAGGTGAACTTGGAGAGCAGGATAAAAGTTGTTGTACCATGCAGTTATGACGCATTCCTGTCTGAATCTGGCCTTCCTTCAAAGGGACATTTCCGACCTGAATTGAATAAAACAATGATTCAGCTCCTGACATTTCTTACCACACATAGATCACCGTTCTTTGCATCCATTTCCCCATTTTTAAGTTTCcttcaaaacaaaaatatttctCTGGACTTTGCCCTCTTCAAGGAAACAGCACGCCCCCATGATGATAGCCGTAGAACTTACAAAAACAGCTTTGAGTTGATTTATGATACCTTAGTTGCATCTTTATCAAAGATTGGATTTTTAACAGTGGATATCGTTGTGGATCAGGTTGGGTGGCCTACTGATGGAGCAGGCAATGCTAACTCATCAACAGCTGAAACCTTTATGAAAGGTTTGCTAGATTACCTCCATAGCAGATCAGGGTCCCCCCTTAGGCCTCGACGTCCACCTCTTGAAACCTACATCTTAAGCCTATTAGACGAAGATCAAAGAAATATATCCACTGGACCGTTTGAGAGACACTGGGGAGTGTTCACTTTTGATGGCCAAGCAAAGTACCACCTAAACTTTGGTCAGGGCACAAAAAACCTTGTGAATGCTCAAAATGTAGAATACCTCTCCCCCAAGTGGTGTGTTCTCAACAACAACAAAGACTTATCTAATGCAAGTGCTAGTGCTTTAGAGGCATGTTCTGTCGCTGATTGTACTGCACTTGCTCCCGGTGCATCTTGCTCCAATATTGGTTGGCCTGGCAATATCTCTTATGCATTCAATAGCTACTATCAGCAGAATGATCAAAGACCAGAAAGTTGTGACTTTCAAGGGTTGGCTTTGATCACAACCATCGATCCATCAAACAACTACTGCAGATTTCCTGTCCAAATTAGAACCTCGAATTCACAATCACTTGATGCTTCCTTTCTTCTGAAGGCAATCTCATTATCAGCAGTCTTTTGGCTATCTCAAATTGTTTATTTCCAATAG
- the LOC103501884 gene encoding LOB domain-containing protein 12-like produces the protein MGVGSSPCASCKLLRRRCAKDCIFAPYFPPEDPLKFAIVHKIFGASNVSKMLQEVPIDQRADAVSSMVYEASARMQDPVYGCVGTIAFLQNEVSRLEIQLGAAQAEILTLQMRQQETSTTFPTTTTQMDQDEQNLMIFSNTDSSNSLHIFRATEDYYHMWT, from the exons ATGGGAGTTGGTTCATCGCCTTGCGCCTCTTGTAAATTGCTACGACGACGGTGTGCAAAAGACTGTATTTTTGCTCCTTATTTCCCTCCCGAAGACCCTCTCAAGTTCGCCATTGTTCATAAGATCTTTGGTGCTAGCAATGTCAGCAAAATGTTGCAG GAGGTTCCAATAGATCAAAGAGCAGATGCAGTGAGTAGTATGGTATATGAAGCGAGTGCAAGAATGCAAGATCCAGTATATGGTTGTGTAGGAACAATCGCGTTTTTGCAAAACGAAGTGTCTCGATTAGAAATTCAACTAGGGGCAGCTCAAGCAGAGATTTTGACGTTACAAATGCGACAACAAGAGACCTCAACAACATTTCCAACGACTACAACCCAAATGGATCAAGATGAACAAAATCTTATGATTTTCTCAAATACCGATTCTTCTAATTCATTACATATTTTTCGAGCAACGGAGGATTATTACCATATGTGGACTTGA